A genomic segment from Geitlerinema sp. PCC 9228 encodes:
- a CDS encoding adenylate/guanylate cyclase domain-containing protein, whose product MTIDRFQASSANILIVDDTPTNLRLLSEILGKRGYKVRSVTNGSTALRAAKAKPPDLILLDINMPQMDGYEVCEKLKEDEQTQDIPVIFLSALDEVPDKVKAFSVGGVDYITKPFQLEEVFIRIENQLQLRRAQQLLAEQNDRLEQEVRDRMRAEEELRRSQQFLDSIIEHLPLALYTKDVQNEYRYVLWNRACEKMFGISSEQAISHNVRDLYPPETAEIFESQQREVVEKKELQEIPEEEVESAHGNKILLRTLQVPLLDGDGNVTHLMCIAENITERIEATRALSRSNAILKAQQEAALDGILVLDENRNIASYNQRFCELWNIPPHVIASGDTERLLSWILWPMDNPQEFLEQMNYLSKHRTQVTRDEITFKDGRVFDRYSGPVRSSSGQYYGRIWYFRDVSDRKRTEAALRLAQQKSDRLLLNILPQKIADRLKQAQGSVAEQFEDATIMFADLVDFTPLSARLLPIDLVNLLNQIFSAFDKLTDRYQLEKIKTIGDAYMVAGGLPTPREDHAEAIADMALEMLNIVQQYHRDDGKPFQIRIGIHTGPVVAGVIGTKKFIYDLWGDTVNVASRMESQGEAEGIQVTEAMRQRLQEKYLFQPRGAIDVKGRGWMNTFWLTGKR is encoded by the coding sequence ATGACCATCGATCGGTTCCAAGCCTCCAGTGCCAATATTCTGATTGTAGACGATACCCCCACAAATTTACGCTTGCTGTCAGAAATTTTGGGCAAGCGGGGCTATAAAGTGCGTAGCGTCACTAACGGAAGTACAGCCTTGCGGGCGGCTAAGGCCAAACCACCGGATTTAATCCTTTTGGATATTAACATGCCCCAGATGGATGGGTATGAAGTTTGCGAAAAGCTCAAAGAGGACGAACAGACCCAAGATATTCCTGTCATTTTTTTGAGCGCCTTGGATGAGGTGCCGGATAAGGTAAAAGCTTTTTCGGTGGGAGGTGTTGATTATATAACCAAACCATTTCAACTGGAAGAAGTTTTTATCCGTATTGAAAACCAACTACAACTGCGTCGAGCCCAGCAGCTGCTGGCAGAGCAAAATGACCGTCTCGAACAAGAAGTGCGCGATCGCATGCGGGCGGAGGAGGAATTGCGGCGATCGCAGCAGTTTCTCGATAGCATCATCGAACACCTCCCCCTTGCCTTGTACACCAAAGACGTACAAAACGAATATCGCTACGTATTGTGGAACCGAGCCTGCGAAAAAATGTTTGGTATCTCTAGCGAACAAGCCATTTCTCATAACGTTCGGGATTTATACCCACCAGAAACAGCAGAAATCTTTGAATCCCAACAGCGAGAAGTGGTTGAAAAGAAAGAACTGCAAGAAATTCCAGAAGAAGAAGTAGAATCAGCCCATGGCAACAAAATTTTGCTGCGCACGTTACAAGTGCCCTTGTTAGACGGAGATGGCAACGTCACCCATTTAATGTGCATTGCTGAAAACATCACCGAACGCATTGAAGCTACCAGAGCCCTCAGCCGCAGCAACGCCATTCTCAAAGCCCAACAAGAAGCTGCCCTCGATGGGATTTTGGTTCTCGACGAAAACCGTAACATCGCCTCGTACAACCAGCGGTTTTGCGAGCTGTGGAACATTCCCCCCCACGTCATTGCTTCTGGGGATACCGAACGACTGCTGAGTTGGATTTTGTGGCCTATGGACAATCCCCAGGAATTTTTAGAGCAAATGAATTACCTATCCAAGCACCGCACGCAAGTGACCCGCGACGAAATCACCTTCAAAGACGGACGGGTCTTCGATCGCTACTCCGGTCCGGTGCGTTCCAGTTCCGGACAATATTACGGACGTATTTGGTATTTCCGCGATGTCAGCGATCGCAAACGCACCGAAGCCGCCTTGCGTCTGGCCCAACAAAAATCCGACCGACTGTTGCTCAATATTTTGCCCCAAAAAATCGCCGACCGCCTCAAACAAGCCCAAGGTTCGGTAGCCGAACAATTTGAAGATGCAACGATTATGTTCGCCGACCTAGTGGATTTCACCCCCCTTTCTGCCCGCCTGCTGCCCATCGACCTGGTGAATTTGCTCAACCAGATATTTTCTGCCTTTGACAAACTCACCGACCGCTATCAGTTGGAAAAAATCAAAACCATTGGTGATGCTTACATGGTCGCCGGTGGCTTGCCTACACCGCGGGAAGACCACGCTGAAGCGATCGCTGATATGGCTTTGGAAATGCTAAACATCGTGCAGCAATATCACCGAGACGACGGCAAACCATTTCAAATTCGCATTGGTATTCATACCGGTCCGGTTGTAGCGGGGGTGATTGGCACCAAAAAATTTATTTACGACCTGTGGGGGGATACGGTTAACGTTGCTTCTCGCATGGAATCCCAAGGGGAAGCCGAAGGCATTCAAGTCACTGAAGCGATGCGACAGCGCTTGCAAGAAAAATATCTTTTCCAACCCCGCGGGGCCATCGATGTGAAAGGACGGGGATGGATGAACACTTTTTGGCTAACTGGCAAGCGATGA
- a CDS encoding EAL domain-containing response regulator, which produces MNEPLLASTPKGDILLVDDVLTNLQLLARLLKQQGHKVRSATNGPTALRAALAKPPNLILLDINMPEMNGYEVCEQLKTNPQTQDIPVIFLSAHDEAMDKVRGFRVGGVDYITKPFQVEEVLIRVENHLALRKAQQEISHLNAELENRVRKRTQQLEAANQELQQEIQRRQQAQQQLLEMALKDSLTGLPNRTLFIKHLEEALSHCQAQPSYRFAVLFLDCDRFKKVNDSFGHVIGDELLIAIGKRLQQVLERFSSPACSLQIQLARLGGDEFAVLLEKMDNFSQATEMAEAILQAFGEPFWVAERDVYMNTSIGIAYGDNRYQKPEYILRDADVAMYQAKELGKGQYRIFDIFMRRRVVEFLQVETEIRKAIHQGQMLPYYQPIICLKSGKLIGFETLLRWQHPEKGLLLPGEFVQVAEETGAIVSIDRQILAAACQQMARWYCLQPEGNGTECNGKICVNLSAWQFSQPDLLSTIDRVLLESRLPPACLTLEITESLFMENRDRAKTILNSLKERGIQISIDDFGTGYSSLSYLQEFPVDVLKIDKSFIQQLSPPSGHIEEAPTGIVPAIINMAHTMGMTVVGEGIETYQQLEKLQALQCDYGQGFWFSPPVDAEAAVEMAASGKAWELPRQVVENYTKK; this is translated from the coding sequence ATGAACGAGCCTTTACTTGCATCTACCCCCAAAGGAGATATTTTGTTGGTTGACGATGTGTTAACCAACCTCCAACTACTTGCTCGATTATTGAAGCAGCAAGGACATAAAGTCCGTAGTGCCACCAACGGACCGACAGCTTTGCGGGCGGCATTGGCAAAACCGCCCAATTTAATTTTGCTGGATATTAATATGCCTGAGATGAATGGCTACGAAGTGTGCGAGCAGTTAAAAACCAACCCGCAAACCCAGGACATTCCAGTAATCTTTTTAAGCGCTCACGATGAGGCGATGGATAAAGTACGGGGATTTCGAGTAGGTGGGGTGGATTATATTACCAAACCATTTCAAGTGGAAGAAGTTTTGATACGGGTGGAAAACCATCTAGCTTTAAGAAAAGCACAACAAGAAATATCCCATTTAAATGCTGAGTTGGAAAATCGCGTACGGAAACGTACCCAGCAATTGGAGGCGGCCAATCAGGAGTTGCAGCAAGAAATTCAACGACGCCAACAAGCCCAGCAGCAACTTTTGGAAATGGCGTTAAAAGATTCTCTCACGGGACTGCCCAATCGTACCCTATTTATCAAACATTTAGAAGAAGCCCTCAGCCATTGCCAAGCCCAACCAAGCTATCGATTTGCAGTTTTATTTCTAGACTGCGATCGCTTTAAAAAAGTAAACGATTCTTTCGGTCATGTTATCGGTGACGAGCTGTTAATTGCTATTGGAAAAAGACTGCAGCAAGTTCTCGAGCGATTTTCATCACCAGCGTGTTCCCTACAAATTCAATTGGCTCGCTTGGGCGGAGATGAATTTGCGGTTTTGTTAGAAAAAATGGACAATTTTTCCCAAGCAACGGAAATGGCCGAGGCCATTTTACAAGCTTTTGGCGAACCTTTTTGGGTAGCCGAACGGGATGTGTATATGAACACCAGCATTGGCATCGCCTATGGAGACAACCGCTACCAAAAACCGGAATATATTTTGCGCGATGCTGATGTGGCGATGTACCAAGCCAAAGAATTGGGTAAGGGTCAATATCGTATTTTTGATATTTTTATGCGCCGCCGGGTGGTAGAATTTTTGCAGGTGGAGACGGAAATTAGAAAAGCAATTCATCAGGGTCAAATGCTTCCTTACTACCAACCCATTATTTGTTTAAAAAGCGGAAAATTAATTGGATTTGAAACGCTCTTGCGGTGGCAGCATCCCGAAAAAGGTTTGCTTTTGCCTGGTGAGTTCGTACAGGTTGCAGAGGAAACCGGTGCGATTGTCTCCATAGACAGGCAAATTTTGGCGGCAGCTTGCCAGCAAATGGCTCGCTGGTATTGCCTCCAACCAGAAGGGAATGGCACAGAATGCAATGGTAAAATTTGCGTAAATTTGTCGGCTTGGCAGTTTTCCCAACCCGATTTGCTATCGACCATCGATCGAGTTTTGCTAGAATCTCGTTTACCACCTGCCTGTTTAACGTTAGAAATTACTGAGAGTTTGTTTATGGAAAACCGCGATCGCGCTAAAACCATTTTGAATTCTCTTAAGGAAAGGGGCATTCAAATCAGTATTGATGATTTCGGAACGGGATATTCTTCTTTAAGCTACCTGCAAGAATTTCCCGTAGATGTGCTAAAAATTGATAAATCCTTTATCCAACAACTTTCTCCTCCCTCTGGCCACATTGAGGAAGCACCCACTGGGATTGTACCTGCTATTATCAATATGGCCCATACCATGGGCATGACAGTTGTTGGAGAGGGCATAGAAACCTACCAGCAGTTAGAGAAGTTGCAGGCGTTGCAATGCGACTACGGACAGGGATTTTGGTTTTCGCCGCCGGTAGATGCGGAAGCTGCCGTCGAGATGGCTGCGTCTGGGAAAGCGTGGGAACTTCCCAGGCAAGTTGTGGAAAACTATACAAAAAAATAA